TCTATAGATCCACCTCCTGTGCAGTCTTTAGTCTAAGCATTCAGCTTCATAACCCTCCTAGtgttctctccctcatcatcctcatccccaCAACTTCCGCTTACTTTTCCACGGTAACCAAATCTGTGTGTATTCATCATGTGTCAGGCACTTTCCAAGatcaatgctctctctctctctccaaccttcAGCAACTCCACTGGCCAATCACAACACAGCTGCAGATGATAGAGGCCAATCACGACGCAGCTTGATCTCAACTACAGctgcagggaggtgggggggaaagACTGTTAGGGGGACATAAAACACCATCTCACCCCTTCCTCTACACAAACCACCTGGAAATGCCCCTCAACATCAAGACAGACTGTGCTCACCTATTTTACAGGTCAGTGTCAAACCAGGCCAGCTGGCTGCTGTCCATCAGGTCCTGGGAATGGCCCAGGTCAGGCAAGGCATCGCCATGGTGACCCAGGTCGGGCAGGGCATCGCCATGGTAATCGCCACCCTCCATCATGGGGTCCAGCAGGGAGTCCTGTCCATAGGCAGCAGGGTAGGCACGGTAGGCTCCATCTGCATGTTGAATGGGGTTAGAAAACATGACCTCATACATTCAGGAGGAGGGCCAGAATGAAGGAGAGCCGGCGGAAGAGATTCAGGTCAACAGAAGTGAacgaggcaggagggagaggtttgACTCACCATCCTGTCTGTAGCCCAGAGGGTCACCCTGTGTCCCCAGGTCCAGACCCAGGTCCCCTgtcttgagacacacacacgtccattaACACACAACCTACAATCTGCAGTGTACATACCCCCAATGtgctgagtgtgcgtgtgcacggcCGTACCTCGTTCCACGCCATGGGCTCCGTCCTGAACAGAGAGCTGGTGAGCTCCACAGACAGGCGTTTCTTGTAGTCCTGCGGTTTGTCCTCAGACATGCGGAACAGCACGGCGGCGGCGTACGTGGCCACCCCCTCGTTGCGCGAGTGCAGCAGCTCCGTGAGCGGGGCCGTGGCACCTTCTGCCTCGATGGCCTCTGCCGCCTCCTTATCCTGGGCCAGCTCACAGAGCACGCCGGCTGCCACGCGCTGAATGTTCTCTACTGGGGAGTAGAGCAGCTGGGTGGGCcgtgggggcgagagagagagaccagagttaaAACAAGGCCTCCCCTATAGAagatttattattgttgcttgctttttccacaggtacacccttgcacttttgaggttcatgttgatTAGTTGTAACTACATGctgttatggttcttccctttgcgACTCAGggtttccacaatgtatgcttcatgtttggctactcgcaatgtttggggctatctcgttatgatcagtgacctatgcacttttgtaaagcactctcttggaagtcgctttagataaaagcgtccgctaaatgcataaatgtaaatgtaagatcaaTCAAAAGGTATTCATCAAAAGTACTGTAATTAAAGGTCAGGGTGGTTCGAGGTTTACCTGTACAAACAGTGGAATGGTGTTGAGTCCTCTAATGACGATGCGGTTGTGGACGTCCCTGGCCAGGATATGCAGAGCTCCGGTGCATCCCTCCACTATCTCCTCCATGCGCacaccctcctgtgtgtgtgtgtgtgtgtgtgtgtatatgtgtgtgtgtaaagaaaaAGTCAATCTAAAGCACATTGAAGAAGAAAAGGGACAATCTAACAGAGGGAGTTACAAGTGGAGTTTCTCTCATCTTAAACTAGCACGTGAGTTTTTGTCTCCGTACCACAAACTGCTGCTGGTTTCCTCCCATGCtggtgcgtctctgtgtgtcctggtggGCTCTTACCAGCAGCTGAACCAATCGGGGGATGGCTCCGTGTTCCCGCAAAGCACTGTGATTGGCCGGGCACAGCGCCAGGTTACGGATCAGACCCACGGTGGCCTAGCGGTGCGGGAGGAAGGACATTTAAGAGGACTGTGGGTGACAGATACTGCCAagaatgagtgtgtttgtgtgtgtaccttaatTAGTGGCCAGTGGGAGGGCGGGTGCAGCAGCTTGACCACCACAGGCAGGCCGTAGTGCAGCCGCACGGCATTCTGGGCCATCTCTGCATCCTGGTGGCGGGAGGTCAGGTGTCTGAGGGCACACACGGCCGGCTCTGTGATGTCTTCTCTATCCCCGGCTCTCAGCACAGTACGCACCAGGGCCTCGATACCACCCACCTGACAACCaaatacatttgacattttagtaatttagcagacgctcttatccagagcgacttacagtaagtacagggacattcccccaaggcaattagggtgaagtgccttgcccaaggacacaacgtcactttgcacggccgggaatcgaactggcaaccttcaagattactagccagattccctaaccgctcagccacctgactcccaaatacAAATCACATAACAGTTCTACTTAACCAGTCAACAGCAAACAGTCTCCTGTACTGGTGCTACTACAAGGGGTTAGGATGCCAAGGAACGACAAAGGCTTTTGAACTACTTCCAGCACATTAATATTGAGCAGTGAGTGTGCGCACGCTCACCTGGCAGACCATGAGCTTGTTGCTGTAGTTGTTGCAGGTCAGGTTGGAGAGGATGCCGGCAGCACAGGTAACCACGTTAATGTCATCACTGCCCAGGAGCTGGACCAGAGTCCCAAGCaggccctccatcccctcctggGATAAGTAGACAGCaaagagaagacagacagcGTAGTTATAGAAACGTGACAACTATACTCCttttgtatttgtgtctgtgggAATACATGTGCACTGTGTTGAGTGTGCGTGggtatgtgagcgtgtgtgcagaCCTGTTTGGTGGCAGCGTCAGAGAGGTTGCGGAGCGTCCAGAGGCAGTTCTGGACCAGCCTCTGACTTGGGTCTGTCAGGTGGAGCCCCATAGCCTGCATGCCTCCTGGACACAAACAACACCGTCATTTACAGTCACAACCGTGACTAATAAAACATCAGTCAACAAAgtgtgcgcatgcatgtgtgtatatgtgtgtgtgtgcacccaccGGCCTCCACAATAGCAGGCTTGTTgctggagcagacagagaggaccTTGAGCACTCTGCTGGTGGTCCACAGCAGCTTCTCATAAGTGAAGGTCCTCATGATGT
Above is a window of Osmerus mordax isolate fOsmMor3 chromosome 18, fOsmMor3.pri, whole genome shotgun sequence DNA encoding:
- the LOC136961950 gene encoding catenin beta-1-like — its product is MADLMELDMAMGDSKAAVGQWQQQSYLDSGIQSGVTTSAPSLSGKANPDAEEDPGLYDWEFNQPFTPEPTDMEGYAMTRAQRVRAAMFPETLEEGLQMLPTQCDAAHPSAVQRLAEPSQMLKHAVVNLINYQDDAELATRAIPELTKLLNDEDQVVVNKAAVMVHQLSKKEASRHALMRSPQMVSAVVRAMQNTNDVETARCSAGTLHNLSHHREGLLAIFKSGGIPALVKMLGSPVDSVLFYAITTLHNLLLHQEGAKMAVRLAGGLQKLVALLANTNVKFLAITTDCLQILAYGNQESKLIILASGGPQALVNIMRTFTYEKLLWTTSRVLKVLSVCSSNKPAIVEAGGMQAMGLHLTDPSQRLVQNCLWTLRNLSDAATKQEGMEGLLGTLVQLLGSDDINVVTCAAGILSNLTCNNYSNKLMVCQVGGIEALVRTVLRAGDREDITEPAVCALRHLTSRHQDAEMAQNAVRLHYGLPVVVKLLHPPSHWPLIKATVGLIRNLALCPANHSALREHGAIPRLVQLLVRAHQDTQRRTSMGGNQQQFVEGVRMEEIVEGCTGALHILARDVHNRIVIRGLNTIPLFVQLLYSPVENIQRVAAGVLCELAQDKEAAEAIEAEGATAPLTELLHSRNEGVATYAAAVLFRMSEDKPQDYKKRLSVELTSSLFRTEPMAWNETGDLGLDLGTQGDPLGYRQDDGAYRAYPAAYGQDSLLDPMMEGGDYHGDALPDLGHHGDALPDLGHSQDLMDSSQLAWFDTDL